In Rariglobus hedericola, the following proteins share a genomic window:
- a CDS encoding prepilin-type N-terminal cleavage/methylation domain-containing protein codes for MKRARTSGFTILEVLIAIAILATAAIAIGVGYVNVLNGYEVARRSTVSDPEMQFARMQLLSQPDVELARQGGEFDATDGRHVRWSAVIEPTETADLFTVTFEGEIAGTLLLKEQKTQQVFRVLRPTWSIATERATLRAASKDRILKILEGVNK; via the coding sequence ATGAAACGCGCGCGCACATCGGGATTCACCATTCTGGAGGTCTTGATCGCCATCGCGATTCTGGCGACGGCGGCCATCGCGATCGGGGTCGGCTATGTGAACGTGCTCAATGGCTATGAAGTCGCGCGTCGGTCCACGGTGAGCGATCCGGAGATGCAGTTTGCGCGTATGCAGCTTCTCTCGCAGCCCGATGTGGAGCTGGCCCGTCAAGGCGGTGAATTCGATGCGACGGACGGCCGGCATGTGCGTTGGTCGGCGGTGATCGAGCCGACCGAAACGGCGGATCTTTTTACGGTTACGTTTGAGGGTGAGATTGCCGGCACGCTGCTGCTCAAGGAGCAAAAAACGCAGCAAGTGTTTCGTGTGCTGCGGCCGACGTGGTCGATCGCGACCGAGCGTGCGACACTGCGGGCGGCATCGAAGGATCGCATACTTAAAATCCTGGAGGGCGTGAACAAATGA
- a CDS encoding GspE/PulE family protein: MMADLPASLAERISDAHRQTIAETPRGQRLKLLASALTLDEPQTLAALATAAGLDVASNLEADNDALGLLPARLVHDYQLVPIAFGPKVTDSDPSVLRPPSSVPLHLATAWPPEPVMSDWIRTFTARPLVWHLGVPEKIHHLILQHFGVGSGSLEGGDEDYVAPETIQQADAEVDEEAAVVRFVTDVISQAVADEATDIHFEPQEYQLTIRYRVDGLLVQVPVPENLRRFQDAIISRLKIMAKLNISEKRLPQDGRINFRAGANVLDIRVATAPTIYAESVSLRLLNQKKEAYTMDRLGMSPDEQAQINHVLEYPHGIILVTGPTGSGKSTSLNAFLRKINSTDLRIITVEDPIEYEVPGVNQIQIRSEIGLTFANALRSILRQDPDVIMVGEIRDRDTADIAIRASLTGHLVFSTLHTNDAPGAITRLIDMGIEPFLVASAIELVIAQRLVRRLCHDCSRAEPVAASKLKDTMAILGLAESEAAGVTHLHSPVGCDRCRGTGYRGRIGLFEILKPSDELHDLVLKRESTRTLAECARANGMRTLGQSGWEKVKAGNTTLDEVLRVITVAEK; the protein is encoded by the coding sequence ATGATGGCCGACCTCCCCGCCTCGCTCGCGGAGCGCATCTCCGACGCTCACCGACAGACGATCGCCGAGACTCCGCGCGGACAGCGGCTGAAGCTGCTCGCCTCCGCCCTCACGCTCGACGAACCCCAGACCCTAGCCGCCCTCGCCACCGCCGCCGGACTGGACGTCGCCAGCAACCTTGAAGCCGACAACGACGCCCTCGGCCTCCTTCCCGCACGCCTCGTCCACGATTACCAACTCGTTCCCATCGCGTTCGGTCCCAAGGTCACAGATTCCGATCCGTCCGTCCTCCGTCCTCCGTCCTCCGTCCCGCTGCATCTCGCCACCGCCTGGCCGCCGGAGCCTGTAATGTCTGACTGGATACGCACGTTCACCGCGCGTCCGCTCGTCTGGCATCTCGGCGTCCCCGAAAAAATCCACCACCTCATCCTCCAGCACTTCGGCGTCGGCTCCGGCAGCCTCGAAGGCGGCGATGAGGACTACGTCGCCCCCGAAACCATTCAGCAGGCCGACGCCGAGGTCGATGAGGAGGCCGCCGTGGTCCGCTTCGTCACCGATGTGATTTCCCAGGCCGTCGCCGACGAGGCGACCGACATTCATTTCGAGCCGCAGGAATATCAGCTCACCATCCGTTACCGCGTTGACGGCCTGCTGGTGCAAGTTCCCGTCCCCGAAAATCTCCGCCGCTTCCAGGATGCGATCATCTCGCGCCTGAAGATCATGGCGAAGCTCAACATCTCGGAAAAACGCCTCCCGCAGGACGGCCGCATCAACTTCCGCGCCGGTGCCAACGTCCTCGATATCCGCGTCGCCACCGCGCCCACCATCTACGCGGAATCCGTCTCGCTCCGTCTTCTCAATCAGAAGAAGGAAGCCTACACGATGGACCGCCTCGGCATGAGCCCCGACGAACAGGCGCAGATCAACCACGTCCTCGAATACCCGCACGGCATCATCCTCGTCACCGGCCCCACCGGCTCCGGAAAATCGACCTCCCTCAACGCCTTTCTTCGCAAGATCAACTCGACCGATCTGCGCATCATCACCGTCGAAGACCCGATCGAATACGAAGTGCCGGGTGTTAACCAGATTCAGATCCGCTCCGAGATCGGTCTCACATTCGCGAACGCCCTTCGCTCCATTCTCCGTCAGGACCCCGACGTCATCATGGTCGGTGAAATCCGCGACCGCGACACGGCCGATATCGCCATCCGCGCCTCGCTCACCGGTCACTTGGTGTTCTCCACGCTCCACACCAACGACGCGCCCGGCGCCATCACCCGTCTCATCGACATGGGCATCGAGCCCTTCCTCGTCGCCTCGGCCATCGAGCTCGTCATCGCTCAACGCCTCGTCCGTCGTCTCTGCCACGACTGCTCACGCGCCGAGCCCGTTGCCGCCTCGAAGCTCAAGGACACCATGGCCATCCTTGGCCTGGCCGAATCCGAAGCCGCCGGCGTCACCCATCTCCACAGCCCGGTCGGGTGTGACCGCTGCCGCGGCACCGGTTATCGCGGTCGCATCGGCCTCTTCGAAATTCTCAAGCCCAGCGACGAACTCCACGACTTGGTGCTCAAACGCGAAAGCACGCGCACCCTCGCCGAATGTGCCCGTGCCAACGGCATGCGCACGCTCGGCCAGTCTGGCTGGGAGAAAGTCAAAGCCGGCAACACCACGCTCGACGAAGTTCTCCGCGTCATCACCGTCGCCGAAAAGTGA
- the rpsR gene encoding 30S ribosomal protein S18: MSTTETTQQTVNAENIPFTTPQAMRNFVTDTGKILPRKYTHLSAKQQRAVTKTIKQSRNNLLAL; this comes from the coding sequence ATGAGCACGACCGAAACCACCCAGCAGACCGTCAACGCGGAGAACATTCCGTTCACCACGCCCCAGGCCATGCGCAACTTCGTTACCGACACCGGTAAGATCCTTCCGCGCAAATACACCCACCTGTCCGCCAAGCAGCAGCGCGCCGTTACGAAGACCATCAAACAGTCCCGTAACAACCTGCTCGCCCTCTAA
- a CDS encoding pilus assembly FimT family protein, whose product MCATASRSASGSHGFTLLEVLITIALIALLTSVLVVGTNRLLRSRPLSADELFWAAAAATRKDALLNNRDVRLTLDAKSNSFVALSADGLETRYPFVVKETAELDFLAPKALGLSSSVLLGGQLVETATIPFVMFYGDGTCSPFRVQLKTRLGARVLEIDPWTCAPILAAQAL is encoded by the coding sequence ATGTGTGCTACCGCTTCGAGATCCGCAAGCGGTTCGCATGGGTTCACGCTGCTGGAGGTCTTGATCACGATCGCCCTCATCGCGCTGCTCACCAGTGTGCTGGTGGTCGGCACGAACCGTCTGTTGCGCTCGCGTCCGCTAAGTGCGGATGAATTGTTTTGGGCGGCCGCGGCCGCGACGCGCAAGGACGCGTTGCTCAACAATCGCGACGTGCGTTTGACGCTTGATGCGAAGTCCAACTCCTTCGTCGCCTTGTCGGCGGATGGATTGGAAACGCGGTATCCGTTTGTCGTCAAAGAAACGGCGGAGCTGGATTTTCTCGCACCGAAAGCGCTTGGCCTGTCCTCGTCGGTTTTGCTTGGCGGGCAACTGGTGGAGACCGCCACGATTCCCTTTGTGATGTTTTATGGTGATGGCACGTGCTCACCGTTTCGCGTGCAGTTGAAAACCCGACTTGGCGCGCGTGTGCTGGAAATCGATCCGTGGACATGTGCTCCGATACTGGCCGCCCAAGCTCTGTGA
- a CDS encoding secretin N-terminal domain-containing protein, with product MRLPRPFVIAGLCLAPVAVIAQIPASTTVPAVRAPEEIIDSLRLRDAPLDLIIDRLEVWTGRIVLRPQALPQTQITINIAKPIPKSEAVQAIISVLALNNIGVVEMGDKYLKIVELANKTRTEAPELVTGSLMNVPPSGKVASKVFELTNLKAQDFVPQLNTLLNVQLGGAVLFNNTNSFLVTDSISNLQRVEQLLLSLDRPAATDFAPKFYTLRFAKASDLVSRIKQLLQGPSQQSVANSLSLNADDRTNQAILIADTRQHPFFDELIAKLDVKADPNTRTDVLKLNNAKAVDVATLLSQLVTGQTAAAKTAGQTPDARNNNNRANAAAPAAGNAAAPAAALVQNAASAETFSSLLTILADERSNAIVVSGTADDIRLLRDLVTKIDVLLAQVRVEVVIAEVTLSDDSTTGVDSLGLRVENNKLTGFSAAGPGASIGGIGTDFATSSGYGQNLTAAIGLSTTPRKNNTTILSVPTIVTSHNKEAEIFVGETRPVISGTTSAASGGTTGLTTSSTVTQQEIGIRLKVTPLIGPDGSVQMEIEQEVEDVLGTVTIDGNEQPRIGRRTTTSFVSAANGDIIVLGGLQRESNSKITSRLGPIPFLGDLFGRRSRTKSRTELIFFLRPVVLTNTVRDNAEVLQRLETNPQGKAIRAVIEARPAAATPVTPSESLPATQP from the coding sequence ATGCGACTTCCTCGCCCGTTCGTCATCGCCGGACTCTGCCTCGCCCCTGTAGCCGTCATCGCGCAGATTCCCGCCTCCACCACCGTCCCCGCAGTCCGCGCCCCCGAGGAGATCATCGATTCCCTCCGCCTTCGCGACGCCCCGCTCGATCTGATCATCGACCGGCTTGAGGTGTGGACCGGTCGCATCGTTTTGCGCCCGCAGGCCCTTCCGCAAACCCAGATCACGATCAATATCGCCAAGCCCATCCCGAAGTCCGAGGCGGTGCAGGCGATTATCTCCGTCCTCGCCCTCAACAACATCGGCGTCGTCGAGATGGGCGACAAATACCTCAAGATCGTCGAGCTCGCCAACAAGACCCGCACCGAGGCACCCGAACTGGTCACCGGTTCCCTCATGAACGTGCCGCCGTCGGGCAAAGTCGCCTCGAAGGTCTTCGAGCTCACAAATCTCAAGGCCCAGGATTTCGTCCCCCAGCTCAACACGCTGCTCAACGTCCAGCTCGGCGGCGCGGTGCTTTTCAACAACACCAATTCCTTCCTCGTCACCGACTCGATTTCCAACCTCCAGCGGGTCGAACAACTCCTGCTCTCCCTCGATCGCCCCGCCGCGACCGACTTCGCCCCGAAGTTCTACACTCTCCGTTTTGCCAAGGCCAGCGACTTGGTCTCCCGCATCAAGCAGCTCCTCCAGGGCCCGAGCCAGCAGTCGGTGGCCAATTCACTTTCGCTCAACGCCGATGACCGCACCAATCAGGCCATTCTCATCGCCGATACCCGCCAGCATCCGTTCTTCGACGAGCTCATCGCCAAGCTCGACGTAAAGGCCGACCCCAACACCCGCACCGACGTCCTCAAGCTCAACAACGCCAAGGCCGTCGATGTCGCCACTCTCCTCAGCCAGCTCGTGACCGGACAGACCGCCGCCGCCAAAACCGCCGGCCAGACTCCCGACGCCCGCAATAATAACAACCGTGCCAACGCCGCGGCGCCCGCCGCCGGCAATGCAGCCGCACCCGCCGCCGCCCTCGTCCAAAACGCCGCCTCCGCCGAAACCTTCAGCAGTCTCCTCACCATCCTCGCCGACGAACGCAGCAACGCCATCGTCGTCTCCGGCACCGCTGACGACATCCGCCTCCTCCGCGACCTCGTCACCAAAATCGACGTCCTCCTCGCCCAGGTTCGCGTCGAGGTCGTCATCGCCGAGGTCACCTTGAGCGACGATTCCACCACCGGCGTAGACAGCCTCGGCCTCCGCGTCGAAAACAACAAACTCACCGGCTTCAGCGCCGCCGGCCCCGGTGCCAGCATCGGCGGCATCGGAACCGACTTTGCAACCAGCTCCGGCTACGGACAAAATCTCACCGCCGCCATCGGCCTCTCCACCACGCCGCGCAAAAACAATACCACGATCCTCTCCGTCCCGACCATCGTTACGTCGCACAACAAAGAGGCCGAAATCTTCGTCGGTGAAACCCGTCCCGTCATCTCCGGCACCACCAGCGCCGCCTCCGGTGGCACCACAGGGCTGACCACCTCCTCCACCGTCACCCAGCAGGAAATCGGTATCCGCCTCAAGGTCACCCCGCTGATCGGTCCCGACGGCTCCGTGCAGATGGAAATCGAACAAGAGGTCGAAGACGTTCTCGGCACCGTCACAATCGACGGCAACGAGCAACCCCGCATCGGACGCCGCACCACCACGTCCTTCGTGAGCGCCGCCAACGGCGACATCATCGTCCTCGGCGGTCTCCAACGGGAATCCAATTCCAAGATCACCAGCCGCCTCGGCCCTATTCCCTTCCTTGGCGATCTCTTCGGTCGCCGCAGCCGCACCAAGAGCCGCACGGAGCTCATCTTCTTCCTGCGCCCCGTCGTTCTGACCAACACCGTGCGTGACAATGCCGAGGTGCTTCAGCGCCTCGAAACCAATCCCCAAGGCAAAGCCATCCGCGCCGTCATCGAAGCCCGGCCCGCCGCCGCCACCCCGGTCACGCCTTCCGAGTCCCTGCCCGCCACCCAGCCATGA
- a CDS encoding type II secretion system protein GspK gives MPSSFRSRGSVLLIVLVTLVFATSALLLFIEKATTDLLVPIREADASRLRLEAYSALETTLAVLEDFREAGDGLHSPAEGWGDPLGFAGYEPTEGRTVEVTMEDESAKLPLPSVKAEVLVALLKYWQVPQTDAERIADSLLGWIKKDYTPTAIGAPTTQDYEATALPFAPPGRSLRSWAELSAIEGVRQALFDETTGLPNALYQRLTETFSLYRYNSPNINGNRLEPLLAQEIIVDHQQQRVAEYLAGTGNYLSMGPGFFKNTRSIGAVAGVQAARLGYGVTVQALRITVTVRQGLSSFRLSVVVAPAQGAKVVPASNTATNDTEAAAGSETSSGAVATRQASTTATTNTTSSSTPTTAVPEVVDLKYPFTFLEIRENDKRVPPPAPSDEPTA, from the coding sequence ATGCCTTCATCCTTTCGTAGTCGCGGTTCGGTTCTGCTCATCGTGCTGGTCACGCTGGTGTTCGCGACTTCGGCGCTGCTGCTCTTCATCGAGAAAGCCACGACGGATCTGCTCGTGCCCATCCGCGAGGCCGACGCGAGCCGGTTGCGGCTGGAAGCTTACTCGGCCCTCGAAACCACGCTGGCGGTGTTGGAGGATTTCCGTGAAGCGGGGGATGGACTGCACAGTCCGGCGGAAGGTTGGGGCGATCCGCTCGGGTTTGCCGGATATGAGCCTACGGAAGGCCGCACGGTCGAGGTGACGATGGAGGACGAGAGTGCGAAACTGCCTCTGCCATCGGTGAAGGCCGAGGTGCTCGTCGCTCTGCTCAAATACTGGCAAGTGCCGCAGACGGATGCGGAGCGCATCGCGGATTCATTACTCGGTTGGATCAAAAAAGATTACACGCCGACGGCGATCGGCGCTCCCACCACGCAAGATTACGAAGCAACCGCGCTGCCCTTCGCGCCGCCGGGACGCTCGCTGCGTTCGTGGGCTGAGCTCTCGGCAATCGAGGGAGTGAGGCAGGCGCTTTTTGACGAGACTACGGGCCTGCCCAATGCGCTTTATCAGCGGCTCACCGAGACGTTTTCACTCTATCGCTATAATTCCCCCAACATTAACGGCAACCGGCTGGAGCCTCTGCTCGCGCAGGAAATAATCGTCGATCACCAGCAGCAACGCGTGGCCGAGTATCTGGCGGGAACGGGTAATTATCTGTCGATGGGGCCGGGGTTCTTCAAAAACACGCGCAGCATCGGGGCGGTGGCGGGCGTGCAGGCGGCGCGGCTCGGTTACGGGGTAACCGTGCAAGCGTTGCGAATCACGGTAACGGTGAGGCAGGGACTCTCGTCATTCCGGTTGTCCGTCGTGGTGGCGCCCGCCCAAGGTGCGAAAGTCGTGCCCGCCAGTAACACCGCCACCAACGATACCGAGGCTGCCGCCGGCTCTGAAACGTCGTCCGGCGCCGTAGCGACCCGCCAGGCTTCCACCACTGCCACGACCAACACCACTTCCTCATCCACCCCTACGACGGCCGTTCCCGAGGTCGTTGATCTTAAATACCCGTTTACGTTTCTCGAAATCCGTGAAAACGATAAGAGGGTCCCGCCGCCCGCCCCGTCCGACGAACCGACCGCATGA
- a CDS encoding general secretion pathway protein GspM, whose protein sequence is MKAFFLSRLLREKILMLAFVLIGALIWLSGVSDRVGAQWRAIKVTSTDLDVQQRWLLQRARIEKEATVAIEHLDPSRTFDNVRLQSELNSLARSAGLSNYDVSDSRTTRTSQFAVHSVQFSARNADISALIAFYQSLGQRAPYLGLEQFALASNRANPSQLTASWRVTSIEIAR, encoded by the coding sequence ATGAAAGCTTTCTTCCTCAGCCGCCTCCTTCGCGAAAAAATCCTGATGCTGGCCTTCGTGCTGATCGGCGCGCTCATCTGGCTGTCGGGGGTGAGTGATCGTGTGGGCGCGCAATGGCGTGCGATCAAGGTCACCTCGACGGATCTCGATGTGCAGCAGCGCTGGCTCTTGCAACGTGCGCGTATTGAAAAAGAGGCGACGGTCGCGATCGAGCATCTCGATCCGTCGCGCACGTTCGACAACGTGCGCCTTCAGAGTGAGCTCAACTCGCTGGCGCGTTCGGCGGGGCTGTCCAACTACGATGTTTCCGACAGCCGCACGACCCGCACGAGCCAGTTCGCTGTGCACTCGGTGCAGTTCTCCGCGCGCAATGCGGACATCAGTGCGCTCATCGCATTTTATCAATCGTTGGGCCAGCGGGCCCCGTATCTAGGACTGGAGCAGTTTGCGCTGGCGAGCAACCGGGCGAACCCTTCGCAGCTCACGGCTTCCTGGCGGGTGACCTCGATCGAGATCGCCCGTTGA
- a CDS encoding type II secretion system F family protein — MPSFTYTARNRSGQTVNDVLDAPTRKDAVRLLAARGLTPVQVSEASARPAPGKRKGKSSSGSLNSPTSVLASKTPAASSLTRRERLPFLESLVDLTTSGLSAGESVRMLSVRIKEPRLRVLCGLLWEQLSEGAQLSRAMGTLPAVFDSSTINLIQSGEATGNLNDVLIRLITHLQEQKELRRQILNALAYPAFMMVMAGGVIIFFMVFLLPRLQTLLKSLGGELPTSTRLLLGFSDFGLKYGIFVIAGLAFAAVAFWRWRHTEAGRLQTDAWTLKLPLIGPFSVSQTVLSFSQTLSVLLENGITTSEALRMTERQIGNRVHRAAFDAATDRVLEGEALSASLARTECFPDLVLDQLSVGENTGNLVPSLKKIATTYQKAISNQLNAFTKIIATVVLLGVFSFVGFIAFAIVSAVFQLSSSFKM, encoded by the coding sequence GTGCCCTCCTTCACCTACACCGCCCGCAACCGCTCCGGCCAGACCGTCAACGACGTGCTCGATGCGCCCACCCGCAAGGACGCCGTGCGCCTCCTCGCCGCGCGCGGGCTCACCCCGGTTCAAGTCAGCGAGGCTTCCGCCCGCCCCGCGCCCGGAAAACGCAAAGGTAAATCCTCTTCCGGCTCCCTCAACTCCCCAACTTCGGTCCTCGCCTCAAAAACACCCGCCGCATCCTCGCTGACGCGTCGCGAACGCCTGCCGTTTCTCGAATCGCTGGTCGATCTTACCACCAGCGGACTCTCCGCGGGCGAATCCGTGCGCATGCTCAGCGTGCGCATTAAAGAGCCGCGCCTGCGCGTGCTCTGCGGCCTGCTTTGGGAGCAGTTGAGTGAAGGCGCGCAGCTCTCGCGCGCCATGGGCACGCTCCCCGCCGTCTTCGACAGCTCGACGATCAACCTCATCCAATCGGGCGAGGCCACCGGCAATCTCAACGACGTGCTCATCCGCCTGATCACGCATCTGCAGGAGCAAAAGGAACTGCGTCGTCAGATCCTCAACGCCCTCGCCTATCCCGCCTTCATGATGGTGATGGCCGGCGGCGTGATCATTTTCTTCATGGTGTTCCTGCTACCCCGCCTGCAGACGCTCCTCAAATCCCTCGGCGGCGAGCTGCCCACGTCCACGCGCCTGCTGCTTGGTTTCTCCGACTTCGGTCTCAAATACGGCATCTTCGTCATCGCCGGTCTCGCCTTCGCCGCCGTCGCTTTCTGGCGCTGGCGCCACACCGAAGCCGGCCGCCTGCAAACCGACGCCTGGACGCTCAAGCTCCCGCTCATCGGCCCGTTCTCGGTTTCACAAACCGTCCTGTCGTTCAGCCAGACGCTCTCCGTGCTCCTCGAAAACGGCATCACCACATCGGAAGCGTTGCGCATGACCGAGCGCCAGATCGGCAACCGCGTGCACCGCGCCGCCTTCGACGCCGCCACCGATCGCGTTCTCGAAGGTGAAGCCCTCTCTGCATCTCTCGCCCGCACCGAATGTTTTCCCGACCTGGTGCTCGACCAGTTGAGCGTGGGCGAGAACACGGGCAACCTCGTGCCCAGCCTCAAAAAAATCGCCACCACTTATCAGAAGGCGATTTCGAATCAGCTCAACGCCTTCACCAAGATCATCGCGACTGTGGTGCTGTTGGGCGTGTTCAGCTTCGTGGGCTTCATCGCTTTCGCGATCGTCAGCGCCGTCTTCCAGCTCAGCTCCAGCTTTAAGATGTGA
- a CDS encoding PilW family protein has translation MKRRGFTLLETLVALALTGLLMVALNTFVFSMGELWGRNTDLRLFDQHVRAVTRFLERELHAAALPPAGVAEQAPIAVQEIRTQGGMTETLLTFELFEGSRIFSWPGQTLPEVVCSLSVREGTGLLFLWHSRLEKDFADQPPRETLVSPLVSALSYDYYDASFKNWKNEPAPRRNAKGEYEAPQRLRLKFTYRSRSQEVFLVLPTVTQGLPVF, from the coding sequence ATGAAGCGCCGTGGCTTTACGCTGCTGGAGACCTTGGTGGCGCTTGCGCTCACCGGGTTGCTGATGGTCGCGCTCAACACATTTGTGTTTTCGATGGGCGAGTTGTGGGGACGCAACACCGACTTGCGCCTGTTCGATCAACACGTGCGCGCGGTTACCCGTTTCCTTGAACGCGAGCTGCACGCCGCTGCGTTGCCGCCGGCGGGCGTCGCGGAGCAGGCGCCCATCGCGGTGCAGGAAATTCGCACGCAGGGCGGCATGACGGAGACGTTGCTCACGTTTGAGTTGTTCGAGGGCAGCCGGATTTTCAGCTGGCCCGGACAGACGCTGCCCGAGGTGGTCTGCTCGCTGTCGGTGCGTGAAGGCACCGGACTGTTGTTTTTGTGGCACTCGCGACTGGAGAAGGATTTCGCCGATCAACCGCCTCGCGAGACGCTGGTGTCACCGTTGGTCTCGGCGTTGAGCTACGACTATTATGATGCGAGTTTCAAAAACTGGAAAAACGAACCCGCGCCGCGCCGTAACGCCAAAGGTGAATACGAGGCGCCGCAACGCCTGCGCTTGAAGTTCACCTATCGCTCACGCTCGCAAGAAGTGTTTCTGGTGTTGCCCACGGTCACTCAAGGTCTGCCGGTTTTCTAA
- a CDS encoding L-threonylcarbamoyladenylate synthase: MSTTPTARVYRPTPRNLALLARILAEGGLVAAPTETVYGLAADALNAKACRAIFRAKGRPANDPLIVHVASIEQADEIAVLNDAARKVAKLFWPGPLTLVLPKRDGVPDIVTSGLASVAVRLPSHQLFRELIRRSGCPLAAPSANPFGYVSPTTAAHVRDGLGKRIGHILDGGSAKIGVESTILDLRDPKHPVLLRPGAVSREALARVLGRTVTVHRRATPASTAAIAPGLLERHYSPRTPLTLVRKLTPALIQKTGDKHALLFMQKPAQISDRTFWLAEAPNAFDQAAHNLFDRLRSLDNGDWDHIHAELAPGSDALALAVNDRLRRAAAKR, encoded by the coding sequence ATGAGCACGACACCCACCGCCCGCGTTTACCGCCCGACTCCGCGAAATCTCGCGCTGCTGGCGCGGATTCTCGCCGAGGGCGGTCTGGTCGCCGCTCCCACCGAGACCGTCTACGGTCTGGCCGCAGATGCGCTCAACGCCAAGGCCTGCCGGGCAATTTTTCGCGCCAAAGGCCGCCCGGCTAATGATCCGCTCATCGTCCACGTTGCCAGCATTGAGCAAGCCGATGAGATTGCCGTGCTCAACGATGCCGCGCGCAAGGTAGCCAAACTCTTCTGGCCCGGCCCGCTCACCTTGGTCCTGCCCAAACGCGACGGCGTCCCCGACATCGTAACGTCCGGCTTGGCGAGCGTCGCCGTGCGCCTGCCGTCCCATCAACTTTTCCGCGAACTCATCCGTCGCAGCGGCTGCCCGCTCGCCGCACCGAGTGCCAATCCCTTCGGCTATGTGAGCCCGACCACGGCGGCGCATGTGCGCGATGGTCTGGGTAAACGTATCGGCCACATCCTCGACGGTGGCTCAGCCAAGATCGGCGTTGAGTCCACCATCCTCGATTTGCGTGACCCCAAACACCCAGTGCTGCTCCGTCCGGGTGCGGTATCGCGCGAAGCCTTGGCCCGCGTGCTCGGGCGCACGGTCACTGTTCATCGCCGCGCCACGCCGGCATCGACTGCGGCGATCGCTCCCGGGTTGCTCGAGCGCCACTACAGTCCGCGCACACCCCTCACGTTGGTTCGCAAATTAACACCCGCGCTCATCCAAAAAACGGGCGACAAGCACGCGCTGCTCTTCATGCAAAAACCGGCGCAGATCAGTGACCGCACCTTCTGGCTCGCCGAGGCACCCAACGCTTTTGATCAAGCGGCTCACAACCTGTTCGACCGTTTGCGCTCACTGGACAACGGCGACTGGGATCACATCCACGCAGAACTCGCGCCGGGCTCCGATGCCTTGGCGCTGGCGGTCAATGACCGCCTGCGCCGCGCCGCCGCCAAACGCTAA
- the gspG gene encoding type II secretion system major pseudopilin GspG codes for MRPQLLSPVTVIPSKRMHFPHRNSLRAARRAFTLLEILVVLAIIGLLVGLAVTKVGGIFGAKQEDIARLFVNSSVKTPLTAYRIDMGGYPSTAEGLQALVSAPQNKADNWKGPYIETPGGKLPMDPWQEAYVYRFPGVKNKDSYDLYSKGADKTEGTPDDIGNW; via the coding sequence ATGAGACCGCAACTTTTGTCACCCGTTACCGTCATCCCCTCCAAGCGTATGCATTTCCCCCATCGTAACTCCCTCCGCGCGGCCCGCCGTGCGTTTACCCTGCTCGAAATTCTTGTCGTGCTGGCTATTATCGGCCTGCTGGTCGGCCTGGCCGTGACCAAAGTTGGCGGCATCTTTGGCGCTAAACAAGAAGACATCGCCCGCCTTTTCGTTAATTCCAGCGTCAAGACCCCGCTCACCGCGTATCGTATTGATATGGGCGGCTACCCTTCCACGGCGGAAGGTTTGCAGGCATTGGTCAGCGCGCCGCAAAACAAGGCCGATAACTGGAAGGGGCCATATATCGAAACCCCCGGTGGCAAACTCCCGATGGACCCCTGGCAGGAAGCGTATGTTTATCGTTTTCCCGGCGTGAAGAACAAGGACAGCTACGATCTCTACTCCAAGGGCGCAGACAAGACCGAGGGAACGCCTGACGACATCGGCAACTGGTAA